In the genome of Dasypus novemcinctus isolate mDasNov1 chromosome 30, mDasNov1.1.hap2, whole genome shotgun sequence, one region contains:
- the LOC131276731 gene encoding uncharacterized protein — MNPFEEDGDRDEALPWAYCECCHMASSGFFGLQHFLQEPLDRTRGVDVQMVLEKEKEEVFPRQCRWKCGLNSEKTVDLPDIHGDCPGPPPFLSTGDEPEQLYEETIKAGETIVSRPKSGDSPWASDFADSQSINELFNIRNISPGECPTILNLIGEQDGRKSPLKVYPDSEPKLQLEGEPLSQSPPGCATEGFPNSPSLSSEDYEPWFPNVCRGNMTNSQVPYIHLEESGSNLGLQEQRDSKVKISWMVEDASLNLNTEKEDPKDFPLERYPERESGSGSSLGIEMMDDPSQDVGSTESVMPQLLPQKGQGHQESKHRKRVSRVLEWICLGRKRNSHQAALKSTRSVSVSEQQRPSRTPTIPPMELMNPIRAHQHVPRVQGPRERHHHFPLLCFMSCVSPTEL, encoded by the exons ATGAATCCATTTgaggaagatggagacagagatgag GCCTTACCCTGGGCATACTGTGAATGCTGTCATATGGCATCAAGTGGCTTCTTTGGCCTTCAGCATTTTCTTCAGGAGCCCCTTGATAGAACAAGGGGAGTGGATGTCCAGATGGtgctggagaaagaaaaggaggaagtatTTCCAAGACAATGCAGATGGAAATGTGGACTCAATTCTGAAAAAACTGTAGATTTACCTGATATTCATGGGGActgcccagggccccctccctTCCTGAGCACTGGCGATGAACCAGAACAGTTGTATGAGGAAACCATCAAGGCTGGAGAGACCATTGTTTCCAGACCCAAATCAGGAGATTCCCCATGGGCCAGTGATTTTGCAGATTCCCAGTCTATCAATGAATTGTTCAATATAAGGAATATATCACCTGGTGAATGCCCCACAATACTGAACCTAATCGGGGAGCAGGATGGAAGGAAGTCACCTCTGAAAGTTTATCCTGATAGTGAGCCAAAGCTCCAACTGGAGGGAGAGCCACTGAGCCAGTCTCCTCCTGGCTGTGCTACTGAAGGGTTCCCTAATTCACCTAGTTTGTCTTCTGAGGACTATGAGCCCTGGTTCCCAAATGTGTGTAGAGGAAACATGACCAATTCCCAGGTCCCCTATATCCACCTAGAGGAGAGTGGGAGCAACCTGGGCCTGCAGGAGCAAAGGGATTCTAAGGTTAAGATCTCTTGGATGGTCGAAGATGCCAGTTTAAAcctaaatacagaaaaagaggaCCCTAAGGATTTCCCATTGGAAAGATACCCAGAAAGAGAGTCAGGGTCAGGGTCCTCCCTTGGAATAGAGATGATGGACGACCCTTCTCAGGATGTGGGATCAACAGAGAGTGTGATGCCCCAGCTCTTGCCCCAAAAGGGACAGGGACATCAAGAAAGCAAACATCGGAAAAGGGTTAGCCGTGTGCTAGAGTGGATTTGtctagggagaaaaagaaatagccacCAAGCAGCATTGAAATCAACTAGGTCAGTGTCAGTCTCCGAGCAACAGCGTCCAAGCCGTACTCCTACCATTCCACCCATGGAGTTGATGAatcccatcagggcccaccagCATGTACCTAGAGTGCAAGGTCCCCGAGAACGCCATCATCACTTCCCCCTActatgctttatgtcctgtgtCTCCCCCACCGAATTATAA